The DNA region CCGACGGTGAACTCCTACAAGCGAACCGGTGCCGCCACGACGTCATCGGGAGCGTCCTGGGCGCCGCGGCTACCCACCTACGGTGGCAACGACCGCACCCACTACATCCGGGTACCCGACTCCGAGCGCATCGAGATGCGGGGCGGCGACGGTTCGGCCAACCCCTACCTCGCGATCGCAGCCGCCCTCGGCGCCGGCATCGACGGCATCAAGCGCAGCACCAACCCCGGGGCCGTCGGCCAAGGGGTCAGCACCCGACCGCTGCCGCCCACCCTGCTGCACGCGGTCGAGGACTTCGAGACCGACCCGGTGGTGACCGGCGTGCTCGACAGTGTCGGCGCCGGCGTCGCCGCGTACTTCGCCAACGCCAAGCGAGAAGAGTTCTTCGCCTATCACAGCTCGGTGAGCCCGTGGGAGCTCGACAGCTATCTCACGGCGTTCTGAGCCACATCGATCGGACACAGAAGGGATGACGCCATGTGCGGGATCGTGGGGTTGCATCTGCGGACACCCGAGCTCTACCCCCGACTCGGGGAGCTGTTGACCGGCATGCTCTGCGAAATGGGCGACCGGGGCAGCGATTCGGCCGGCGTCGCGGTCTACGGAGACCCGTCGTGGTCACCCCCGGGCCGCGGGTGTGTCTCGGTCGCCGACCTGGGCACCGGCCGCCGCGATGACGCCGATCAGGTCGCCGCGGCGGTCGCCGCAGCGTTGGGTGCTGACGTCTCCGGCGTCGCGGTCGACCGCAGCTATGTGCTCTCGGCCGACGTCGACTCCGAAATACTTCTCAATGCGCTGCACTCGGCCTTTCCGGATGCCCTGGTGGCCGGGTTCGGCGCAGACATCGCGGTGTTGAAAGGAGTCGGGCACCCGCGGACGCTCACCGCAGGATGGCGCCTGACCGGTGCCCAGGGCTGGCAAGGAGTCGGGCACACCAGGATGGCCACCGAATCCGCGGTGACCCCCGCGGGATGCCACCCGTACGCGGTGGGCCCCGGCCAGTGCATGGTGCACAACGGCTCGTTCGCCAACCACGCCACCATCCGGCGCGAACTGCGCGCCGTGGGCGTCGCGTTCGACAGCGACAACGACACCGAAGTGGGCGCGCGCTTCATCGCCGGCCTGCTGTCGCAGGGACTCGACGTCGAGACCGCGTTGAAACAACTGTGCGCAACCTTCGACGGCTTCTACACGCTGCTGGTGTCCAACCGGGACTCGTTCGCGGTGGTACGCGACGCGATCGCGTGCAAGCCGGCAGTCATCGCCGAGACCGACGACTGGGTGGCGATGGGCAGCGAATACCGGGCACTGGCCGGACTTCCCGATGTCGAGCGGGCCCGAATCTGGGAACCCGAACCCGAGGTGGTGTACGCATGGAGCAGATGAGCAGCACAGCCTCTGCGGTGACCAGGTTCGACCTACGGACCACCCCGCTGCGCGAGGTCAACGCCGCCCTGCACGCTCGGGGCCTGACCGGCGATTTCCTGATCGCACATCCGGCAGGTGCGCACAATGTCGCAGTCGGTCTCGATGCACCGGTCACCGTGACCATCGACGGTCACGTCGGCTACTACGCCGCGGGCATGAATCAGCACGCCGACATCGTCATCGACGGCAATGCCGGGACCGGCGTCGCGGAGAACATGATGAGCGGTTCGGTCTGGGTCAGAGGCGACGCCTCACAGTCGGCCGGGGCCACCGCGCACGGTGGTCTGCTGGTTATCGAGGGCAATGCGGCTGCGCGCTGCGGGATCTCGATGAAAGGGGTCGACATCGTCGTCGGAGGCAACGTCGGGCACATGAGTGCGTTCATGGCCCAAGCGGGACGTCTGGTCATCCGCGGTGATGCCGGGGAGGCGTTGGGGGACTCCATCTACGAGGCACGCATCTACGTGCGCGGCGACGTCGCGTCGCTGGGTGCCGACTGTGTCGCCAAGCCAATGCGCCCAGAACATCACGAGGAGCTTGAAAAGCTTCTCAAAACAGCAGGATTCGAGGCCGACGACACCCATGCCTACACCCGGTACGGATCGGCACGCGGGCTCTACCACTTCCACGTCGACAATGCGAGTGCCTACTGATGACCACTTCTGATCAGCGCGCGCAGCTCGGGCTGCGCGAATCGGCCACCTTCGACCGGGCCACCATCGCGGCCATCCAGCGCGCCGCCGACACCGGCATCTACGACATCCGCGGGTGGGGCGCCAAAAGGCCACTTCCGCACTTCGACGACCTGTTGTTCCTGGGTGCGTCAATGTCGCGCTATCCCCTGGAGGGTTATCGCGAACGCTGCGCCACCGATGTGGTGCTCGGTGGACGGTTCGCCAAACACCCTCTGCACCTGGAAATCCCGGTGACCATCGCGGGGATGAGCTTCGGCGCGCTGTCCGGCCCGGCCAAGGAGGCACTGGGCCGCGGGGCCAGTGAGGTCGGCACCTCCACGACCACCGGTGACGGCGGGATGACACCCGAGGAACGCGGACAGAGCAAGTACCTGGTCTATCAGTACCTGCCGTCCCGCTACGGGATGAACCCTGACGACCTGCGCAAGGCCGACGCGATCGAAGTGGTACTGGGCCAGGGCGCCAAGCCCGGCGGCGGCGGGATGCTGCTGGGCCAGAAGATCTCCGAACGCGTCGCGGGGATGCGCACCCTGCCCGAGGGTATCGACCAGCGCAGTGCGTGCCGGCACCCGGACTGGACCGGTCCCGACGATCTCACCATCAAGATCAACGAGCTGCGCGAGATCACCGACTGGGAGAAGCCGGTCTACGTCAAGGTCGGTGCGACCCGCACCTACTACGACGTCAAGCTGGCTGTGCACGCCGGGGCCGACGTGGTGGTGGTCGACGGCATGCAGGGCGGTACGGCTGCCACCCAGGAGGTGTTCATCGAGCACGTGGGCATCCCGACACTGGCGGCGATCCCGCAAGCGGTCCAGGCGCTGCAGGAACTCGGCGTGCACCGAGACGGTACAGCCGGACGCAAGGGTGTCCAGCTGGTCGTCTCCGGCGGCATTCGCAACGGTGCCGACGTCGCCAAAGCCCTGGCGCTGGGCGCCGACGCGGTAGCGATCGGCACCGCGGCGCTGATCGCTCTGGGCGACAACCATCCGCGGTACGCGGCAGAGTACGAGACGCT from Mycobacterium sp. SMC-4 includes:
- a CDS encoding FMN-binding glutamate synthase family protein, producing the protein MTTSDQRAQLGLRESATFDRATIAAIQRAADTGIYDIRGWGAKRPLPHFDDLLFLGASMSRYPLEGYRERCATDVVLGGRFAKHPLHLEIPVTIAGMSFGALSGPAKEALGRGASEVGTSTTTGDGGMTPEERGQSKYLVYQYLPSRYGMNPDDLRKADAIEVVLGQGAKPGGGGMLLGQKISERVAGMRTLPEGIDQRSACRHPDWTGPDDLTIKINELREITDWEKPVYVKVGATRTYYDVKLAVHAGADVVVVDGMQGGTAATQEVFIEHVGIPTLAAIPQAVQALQELGVHRDGTAGRKGVQLVVSGGIRNGADVAKALALGADAVAIGTAALIALGDNHPRYAAEYETLGSAAGFFDDFQDGRDPAGISTQDPELAARFDPVAGGRRLANYLRVLTMEAQTIARACGKSHVCHLEPDDLVAVSIEAAAMARVPLAGTDWIPGRHGGAW
- a CDS encoding glutamine amidotransferase — translated: MCGIVGLHLRTPELYPRLGELLTGMLCEMGDRGSDSAGVAVYGDPSWSPPGRGCVSVADLGTGRRDDADQVAAAVAAALGADVSGVAVDRSYVLSADVDSEILLNALHSAFPDALVAGFGADIAVLKGVGHPRTLTAGWRLTGAQGWQGVGHTRMATESAVTPAGCHPYAVGPGQCMVHNGSFANHATIRRELRAVGVAFDSDNDTEVGARFIAGLLSQGLDVETALKQLCATFDGFYTLLVSNRDSFAVVRDAIACKPAVIAETDDWVAMGSEYRALAGLPDVERARIWEPEPEVVYAWSR
- a CDS encoding protein glxC — its product is MSSTASAVTRFDLRTTPLREVNAALHARGLTGDFLIAHPAGAHNVAVGLDAPVTVTIDGHVGYYAAGMNQHADIVIDGNAGTGVAENMMSGSVWVRGDASQSAGATAHGGLLVIEGNAAARCGISMKGVDIVVGGNVGHMSAFMAQAGRLVIRGDAGEALGDSIYEARIYVRGDVASLGADCVAKPMRPEHHEELEKLLKTAGFEADDTHAYTRYGSARGLYHFHVDNASAY